In Candidatus Rokuibacteriota bacterium, a single genomic region encodes these proteins:
- a CDS encoding HAMP domain-containing sensor histidine kinase yields MNRARLLIFGAVIAATAVLAVLGYVSLRQWQASAELLFREQARDMATMAAEKVEMAILKTEEECLSSLQVILMEPAFRAESLEAWSRKNPLFDRVSLMDRQGRVLYPPGGPDAYPGLLLEIPQGLWERGGRRHLLVGDQVVLAAVMPGPSGAPVLAALGRSEEAVKREVLAKTLGGLEGPSVLAVIDRADNQVYPSRPIDRAQRVLTVAFGEALPTWRVALYQPDGVSPVSGVRRQAMLFTAAFALLLVVIALGLGATYRVVRRESEMARLKSDFVANVSHDLKTPLSLIRMFGETLELGRAPDEATRREYYAVITRESERLTRLIDNVLDFSRIESGRQRYDIAPHPVEPLVHDVMEAFRYPFAQRGFKVDVVVAPDLADVPMDPVAVKQALGNLVDNAIKYSGERRRLVVAARAEGDRVAIEVADEGIGIPAGEVERIFEKFYRIGRSETQGSRGSGVGLALVKHIAEAHGGRVSVESRLGEGSRFTLYLPVARED; encoded by the coding sequence GTGAACCGGGCCCGCCTCCTCATCTTCGGGGCGGTCATCGCCGCCACCGCCGTCCTGGCGGTGCTCGGCTATGTCTCGCTGCGCCAGTGGCAGGCCTCGGCCGAGCTCCTCTTTCGCGAGCAGGCGCGCGACATGGCCACCATGGCCGCCGAGAAGGTCGAGATGGCCATCCTCAAGACCGAGGAGGAGTGCCTCTCGAGCCTGCAGGTCATCCTGATGGAGCCCGCCTTCCGCGCCGAGTCCCTCGAGGCCTGGAGCCGCAAGAACCCCCTCTTCGACCGAGTCAGCCTGATGGACCGCCAGGGCCGCGTGCTCTACCCGCCGGGCGGCCCCGATGCCTACCCCGGCCTCCTGCTCGAGATTCCGCAGGGGCTCTGGGAGCGCGGCGGGCGCCGCCACCTCCTCGTGGGCGATCAGGTCGTGCTGGCCGCCGTCATGCCGGGGCCCTCCGGCGCTCCCGTCCTCGCCGCCCTGGGGCGCAGCGAAGAGGCGGTCAAGCGCGAGGTTCTGGCCAAAACCCTGGGCGGGCTCGAGGGGCCGAGCGTGCTCGCCGTGATAGACCGCGCCGACAACCAGGTGTACCCGTCGCGCCCGATCGACCGGGCGCAGCGCGTCCTCACCGTGGCGTTCGGCGAGGCGCTCCCCACCTGGCGCGTGGCCCTCTACCAGCCCGACGGCGTTTCGCCGGTCAGCGGCGTCAGGCGGCAGGCGATGCTCTTCACGGCGGCCTTCGCGCTGCTCCTGGTCGTGATCGCGCTGGGACTGGGCGCGACCTACCGCGTGGTCAGGCGCGAGTCCGAGATGGCAAGGCTCAAGTCCGACTTCGTCGCCAACGTCTCGCACGATCTCAAGACCCCGCTGTCGCTGATCCGCATGTTCGGCGAAACGCTCGAGCTCGGACGCGCCCCCGACGAGGCGACCCGGCGCGAATACTACGCCGTCATCACGCGGGAGAGCGAGAGGCTGACGCGGCTCATCGACAACGTGCTGGATTTCTCGCGCATCGAGAGCGGGCGCCAGCGCTACGACATCGCCCCGCACCCTGTCGAGCCCCTGGTCCACGACGTGATGGAGGCGTTCCGCTACCCGTTCGCCCAGCGGGGCTTCAAGGTGGACGTGGTGGTAGCGCCCGACCTGGCCGACGTGCCCATGGATCCCGTGGCCGTCAAGCAGGCGCTGGGCAACCTCGTGGATAACGCCATCAAGTACTCGGGCGAGCGCCGGCGGCTGGTCGTCGCCGCCCGGGCCGAGGGCGACCGGGTGGCCATCGAGGTCGCCGACGAGGGTATCGGCATCCCGGCGGGCGAGGTGGAGCGAATCTTCGAGAAGTTCTATCGCATCGGACGGAGTGAGACCCAGGGCAGCCGGGGCAGCGGGGTGGGCCTGGCGCTGGTCAAGCACATCGCGGAGGCCCACGGGGGCCGCGTGAGCGTCGAGAGCCGCCTGGGCGAGGGCAGCCGCTTCACTCTTTATTTGCCGGTGGCCCGAGAGGACTAA
- a CDS encoding adenylate/guanylate cyclase domain-containing protein, with protein MPSPPKTQYAKSGDLHIAYQVTGTGPLDLVFVPGFVSHLEYQWEHPESARFFERLSSFSRLIRFDKRGTGLSDRVGGIPTLEQRMDDVRAVMDAVGSERAALFGISEGGPMSLLFAATYPERTSALVLYGSYARRAWAPDHPFGRTDEEMGRIIETMEREWGGPVGVEIWVPSMAGGERFRHWWANYLRLAGSPGTAVSVMRMNMEIDVRHVLPIVRVPTLVIHRTGDRLTRVEQGRYLAERIPGARLAELPGDDHLPFFNSDQIIDEVEEFLTGTRHAAEADRVLATVLFTDIVGSTERAAALGDRKWRDLLDGYYALARRELARFRGREIDTAGDGFFAAFDGPARAIRCAAAITAGVRSLGIEIRAGLHTGECEVIGGKVGGIAVHIGARVASLARAGEILVSSTVKDLVAGSGLGFEERGAHTLKGVPASGGSTR; from the coding sequence ATGCCTTCACCACCCAAGACCCAATACGCGAAGAGCGGCGACCTCCACATCGCCTACCAGGTGACGGGCACCGGGCCGCTGGACCTCGTCTTTGTGCCCGGGTTCGTGTCCCACCTCGAATACCAGTGGGAGCATCCTGAGTCGGCCCGCTTCTTCGAGCGTCTGTCCTCCTTCTCCCGTCTGATCCGCTTCGACAAGCGCGGCACTGGGCTCTCCGACCGGGTCGGCGGCATCCCGACGCTCGAGCAACGCATGGACGACGTGCGGGCCGTCATGGACGCCGTGGGCTCTGAGCGCGCGGCGCTCTTCGGTATCTCGGAAGGTGGGCCGATGTCGCTGCTCTTTGCCGCGACGTATCCCGAGCGCACATCAGCGCTCGTGCTGTACGGCTCATACGCACGCCGGGCGTGGGCGCCCGATCATCCCTTCGGGCGCACGGACGAGGAGATGGGCCGCATCATCGAGACCATGGAGCGCGAGTGGGGCGGGCCCGTCGGCGTCGAGATCTGGGTGCCGAGCATGGCCGGCGGCGAGCGCTTTCGCCACTGGTGGGCCAACTACCTGCGCCTCGCCGGGAGTCCGGGCACCGCCGTCAGCGTCATGAGGATGAATATGGAGATCGACGTACGGCACGTGCTGCCTATCGTCCGCGTGCCCACCCTCGTAATCCACAGGACGGGCGACCGCCTCACGCGGGTCGAGCAGGGACGGTACCTCGCCGAGCGCATCCCAGGCGCGCGGCTTGCCGAGCTGCCGGGCGACGATCACCTGCCATTTTTCAACAGCGACCAGATCATCGACGAGGTCGAAGAGTTTCTGACTGGCACGCGGCACGCGGCCGAGGCCGACCGGGTGCTGGCGACGGTGCTCTTCACCGACATCGTGGGCTCGACGGAGCGCGCCGCGGCGCTGGGCGACCGGAAGTGGCGCGACCTGCTTGATGGCTATTACGCCCTCGCGCGGCGGGAGCTGGCCCGCTTCCGCGGCCGCGAGATCGACACGGCGGGCGACGGCTTCTTCGCGGCCTTCGACGGCCCGGCCCGAGCCATCCGGTGCGCGGCAGCCATCACGGCCGGCGTCCGCTCTCTCGGCATCGAGATCCGCGCGGGGCTCCACACGGGCGAGTGCGAGGTCATCGGCGGCAAGGTCGGCGGCATCGCCGTCCACATCGGCGCCCGGGTCGCCTCGCTCGCCCGAGCAGGCGAGATCCTCGTGTCCAGCACCGTCAAGGACCTCGTCGCCGGCTCGGGGCTCGGCTTCGAGGAGCGGGGCGCCCACACGCTCAAGGGCGTCCCGGCGAGTGGCGGCTCTACGCGGTGA
- a CDS encoding alpha/beta fold hydrolase — protein sequence MPDVTVNGVRLHYDEAGSGPPVVFIHAFPVGRRMWEPQLAALAARHRVIAYDVRGFGLSEAPRESERYSPGIPVEDARALLEGLGAVPAAVCGLSMGGNIAVNLALAHPQTVSALIACDTGAGSEGPAAFAARCEEYAVAAQRGIDAFVEAAFSWSVFADYGAQGPAQAALLRELVRAQPPHGIALTARHALAPRKPIYALEAGLRALRVPTLVVYGERDEACVQTSEFMGRSIPGSQVWKVPGATHFVNLDEPEAFNRTLLDFLEGC from the coding sequence ATGCCGGATGTCACGGTTAACGGGGTCAGGCTCCACTACGACGAGGCGGGCTCGGGCCCCCCGGTGGTGTTCATCCACGCCTTCCCCGTCGGGCGGCGCATGTGGGAGCCGCAGCTGGCGGCGCTCGCCGCGAGGCACCGCGTGATCGCGTACGACGTGCGAGGCTTCGGGCTGTCGGAAGCGCCGCGCGAGTCGGAGCGTTACTCACCGGGCATCCCCGTCGAAGACGCCCGCGCGCTTCTCGAAGGCCTGGGCGCGGTCCCGGCGGCGGTGTGCGGGCTCAGCATGGGCGGCAACATCGCCGTCAATCTGGCTCTCGCTCACCCGCAGACCGTCTCCGCGTTGATCGCCTGCGACACGGGGGCGGGCTCGGAGGGCCCGGCGGCCTTCGCTGCGCGCTGCGAGGAGTACGCGGTCGCCGCCCAGCGAGGCATCGACGCGTTCGTCGAGGCCGCCTTCAGCTGGTCCGTGTTCGCCGACTACGGGGCTCAGGGGCCGGCTCAGGCCGCCCTGCTGCGTGAGCTCGTTCGTGCCCAGCCGCCCCACGGCATCGCGCTCACCGCGCGCCATGCCCTGGCGCCGCGCAAGCCCATCTATGCGCTCGAGGCCGGCTTGCGCGCGCTCCGAGTGCCGACCCTCGTCGTCTACGGCGAGCGGGACGAGGCGTGCGTGCAGACGTCCGAGTTCATGGGGCGGTCGATTCCGGGGTCGCAAGTGTGGAAGGTGCCGGGCGCCACGCACTTCGTCAACCTCGACGAGCCCGAGGCGTTCAACCGGACCCTGCTCGACTTCCTCGAAGGGTGTTGA
- a CDS encoding sulfite oxidase-like oxidoreductase encodes MSANSEDLAKRTPPGQSLTTKWPVLTYGLTPKFNPKTWTFRCFGLVDEEVAWTWDEFLALPRTEVHCDIHCVTRWSRLDNRFEGVHIREIMKRVRLKPEAKFVMIHADPDYTTNLPLDDLVDDDVVLALTHDGKDLEPDHGGPLRLVVPKLYFWKSAKWLRGFEFLDVNPPGFWEVNGYHMHADPWKDERYSDQETRAMQQMRAEVARKLRSK; translated from the coding sequence ATGAGCGCGAACTCAGAAGATCTGGCGAAGCGGACTCCCCCAGGCCAGTCGTTGACCACCAAGTGGCCGGTGCTGACCTATGGGCTGACGCCCAAGTTCAACCCGAAGACCTGGACCTTCCGCTGCTTCGGCCTCGTGGATGAGGAGGTGGCGTGGACGTGGGACGAGTTCCTCGCGCTCCCGCGCACGGAGGTCCACTGCGACATCCATTGCGTGACGCGCTGGTCGCGGCTCGACAACCGCTTCGAGGGCGTCCACATCCGCGAGATCATGAAGCGCGTGCGCCTCAAGCCCGAGGCCAAGTTCGTCATGATCCACGCCGACCCCGACTACACGACGAACCTGCCGCTCGACGATCTCGTGGACGACGACGTGGTGCTGGCGCTCACGCACGACGGCAAGGACCTCGAGCCCGACCACGGCGGGCCACTGCGGCTCGTCGTCCCCAAGCTCTACTTCTGGAAGAGCGCCAAGTGGCTCCGCGGGTTCGAGTTCCTCGACGTCAACCCGCCCGGATTCTGGGAGGTCAACGGCTACCACATGCACGCCGACCCCTGGAAGGACGAGCGCTACTCCGACCAGGAGACGCGCGCGATGCAGCAGATGCGCGCCGAGGTCGCCCGCAAGCTCCGCTCCAAGTAG
- a CDS encoding response regulator transcription factor yields the protein MPRILIVDDEPEMVRGLEDNLRFEGYQTLSATDGRRGLALALSEAPDLVLLDIMMPGMSGWDVCRELRAKGLDIPVIMLTARGEEADRVQGLELGADDYVTKPFGLRELMARIRAVLRRPGPRQKFEEFAFGDVRIRLRGRQIFRAGKEVRLTRKEFDLLRYLVEHRDEVITRDRLLDEVWGYEQFPTTRTVDTHILRLRQKFEDDPEHPAYILTVHGQGYRFAG from the coding sequence GTGCCGCGGATTCTGATCGTGGACGACGAGCCGGAGATGGTGCGGGGGCTCGAGGACAACCTGCGCTTCGAGGGCTACCAGACGCTGTCGGCGACGGACGGCCGGCGCGGGCTCGCCCTGGCGTTGTCCGAGGCGCCCGACCTGGTCCTCCTCGACATCATGATGCCCGGCATGAGCGGCTGGGATGTCTGCCGCGAGCTCCGCGCGAAGGGTCTCGACATCCCGGTGATCATGCTCACGGCCCGGGGCGAGGAGGCCGACCGCGTGCAGGGGCTCGAGCTGGGCGCCGACGACTACGTCACCAAGCCGTTCGGCCTGCGGGAGCTCATGGCGCGCATTCGCGCGGTGCTGAGGCGTCCCGGGCCCAGGCAGAAGTTCGAGGAGTTCGCGTTCGGGGACGTGCGGATCCGGCTGCGAGGCCGGCAGATCTTCCGGGCGGGCAAGGAGGTGCGGCTCACGCGCAAGGAGTTCGACCTCCTGCGCTACCTCGTCGAGCACCGCGACGAGGTCATCACGCGCGACAGGCTGCTCGACGAGGTCTGGGGGTACGAGCAGTTCCCGACGACACGGACCGTGGACACGCACATTCTCCGGCTCAGGCAGAAGTTCGAGGACGACCCCGAGCACCCCGCCTACATCCTGACCGTCCACGGCCAGGGCTACCGCTTCGCGGGCTAG
- a CDS encoding redoxin domain-containing protein, with protein sequence MIPQLRDWHGKYEKDGLTIVGVHAPEFTWERPYDKVVKAAKDLKVAYPVVQDNEFSIWNRFGNRYWPALVLVDRKGVVRYTHIGEGDYEETEALIRKLLAEK encoded by the coding sequence GTGATCCCGCAGTTGCGGGACTGGCACGGGAAATACGAGAAGGACGGCCTGACCATCGTCGGCGTGCACGCCCCCGAGTTCACCTGGGAGCGGCCGTACGACAAAGTGGTCAAGGCGGCGAAAGACCTCAAGGTCGCCTACCCGGTAGTCCAGGACAACGAGTTCAGTATCTGGAACCGCTTCGGCAACCGCTACTGGCCGGCCCTGGTGTTAGTAGACAGGAAGGGCGTCGTCCGCTACACCCATATCGGTGAGGGCGACTACGAGGAGACCGAAGCGCTGATCAGGAAGCTGCTCGCGGAGAAGTGA
- a CDS encoding ATP-dependent Clp protease adaptor ClpS has protein sequence MSELLVPYAAAGAGTAPEVEAEHGEEVALAPPWITILHNCDCHTFEDVVKQLLKAIGCSEERAWELAWEVHNTGKAVVKVGPETECVRVGNILAAIGLVVTVTQS, from the coding sequence GTGAGTGAGCTACTGGTCCCGTACGCCGCCGCCGGCGCGGGGACGGCCCCCGAGGTCGAGGCGGAGCACGGCGAAGAGGTCGCGCTGGCGCCGCCCTGGATCACCATCCTCCATAACTGCGACTGCCATACCTTCGAGGACGTGGTGAAGCAGCTGCTCAAGGCCATCGGCTGCTCGGAGGAGCGGGCGTGGGAGCTCGCCTGGGAGGTCCACAACACCGGCAAGGCCGTCGTCAAGGTCGGCCCCGAGACCGAGTGCGTCCGCGTCGGCAATATCCTGGCCGCCATCGGCCTGGTGGTCACCGTCACCCAGTCCTAA
- a CDS encoding cupin domain-containing protein, which translates to MTTPPVSLFVDSAKVPWVERRPGVFWKTLWEDADGRHKAVLIRYTPGSVIARHRHIGDEQIWVLEGEVADDTGVCTAGSYARRPPGCVHTVTSPAGALVFAVISGPTETV; encoded by the coding sequence ATGACCACACCTCCCGTCAGCCTGTTCGTCGACAGCGCCAAGGTCCCTTGGGTCGAGCGGCGGCCCGGTGTCTTCTGGAAAACCCTCTGGGAGGACGCCGACGGCCGCCACAAGGCCGTCCTCATTCGCTACACGCCCGGCTCCGTCATCGCGCGTCACCGCCACATCGGCGACGAGCAGATCTGGGTGCTCGAAGGCGAAGTTGCGGACGACACGGGCGTCTGCACTGCCGGGAGCTACGCTCGACGGCCGCCGGGCTGCGTGCACACGGTCACGAGCCCCGCTGGCGCTTTGGTCTTCGCGGTGATCTCAGGACCGACCGAGACGGTCTAG
- a CDS encoding altronate dehydratase family protein: MATHAITDVAIVLNPGDDVAIAKKEIPAGTVLEDAGGRIEVRQDIRPGHKVARRARSLGEEVRRYGQVIGFATADIAVGDHVHTQNLAVGDLHREYEIGTDVRPVSFYPPDKMRYFDGYLREDGRVGTRNYVAIISGVNCSASVSQFVKDKFRDVSKDYPNIDGVLAVTHKSGCGTELFGEDHMALQRVLAGYAKHPNVAAYILIGLGCEVNQAAVMVDKQRMAAPGHPERKPMVINIQEAGGIKKTVEKAAAEVAKLLPMANAAKRSKQPVSEITLATNCGGSDSNSGITANPALGWAVDELVRYGGTGVLAETPEIYGAEHLLIRRAVSEGVAKKLIDRYKWWEWYCRGIERMDNNPAPGNKAGGITTVFEKSLGGVTKGGTTPMMDVFLYGEPITTRGFVFMDTPGHDPVSITGLVAGGCNLICFTTGRGSVFGCKPVPSIKLATNSLMYRHMQEDMDINCGVILEGTPLPEVGRQIFEEIVAVASGKRSKSELSGVGEEEFAPWIIGPVM, encoded by the coding sequence ATGGCAACACACGCGATCACTGATGTCGCCATCGTGCTCAACCCCGGGGACGATGTCGCCATCGCGAAGAAGGAGATCCCCGCCGGCACTGTCCTCGAGGACGCGGGCGGGCGCATCGAGGTCCGCCAGGACATCCGCCCGGGGCACAAGGTGGCGCGGCGCGCGCGTAGCCTGGGCGAAGAGGTGCGTCGCTACGGGCAGGTCATCGGCTTCGCAACGGCCGACATCGCTGTCGGTGATCACGTCCACACCCAGAACCTGGCCGTGGGCGACCTCCACCGCGAGTACGAGATCGGCACCGACGTGCGTCCGGTGAGCTTCTACCCGCCTGACAAGATGCGCTATTTCGACGGCTACCTTCGCGAGGACGGGCGCGTCGGCACGCGCAACTATGTCGCCATCATCTCCGGCGTCAACTGCTCGGCCAGCGTGAGCCAGTTCGTCAAGGACAAGTTCCGCGACGTATCCAAGGACTACCCGAACATCGACGGTGTCCTCGCCGTCACGCACAAGTCGGGCTGCGGTACCGAGCTTTTCGGCGAGGACCACATGGCGCTCCAGCGCGTCCTGGCGGGCTACGCCAAGCACCCCAACGTCGCCGCCTACATCCTGATCGGGCTCGGCTGCGAGGTCAACCAGGCCGCCGTCATGGTGGACAAGCAGCGCATGGCGGCGCCCGGGCATCCCGAGCGCAAGCCGATGGTCATCAATATCCAGGAGGCGGGCGGCATCAAGAAGACCGTCGAGAAGGCCGCGGCCGAGGTCGCCAAGCTCCTGCCCATGGCGAACGCCGCCAAGCGGTCGAAGCAGCCGGTATCCGAGATCACGCTGGCGACCAATTGCGGCGGCTCCGACAGCAACAGCGGCATTACCGCCAACCCCGCGCTCGGCTGGGCGGTGGACGAGCTGGTGCGCTACGGCGGCACCGGCGTGCTGGCGGAGACGCCCGAGATCTACGGCGCCGAGCATTTGCTTATCCGGCGTGCCGTGAGCGAAGGCGTCGCCAAAAAGCTCATCGACCGCTACAAGTGGTGGGAGTGGTACTGCCGCGGCATCGAGCGCATGGACAACAATCCCGCGCCCGGCAACAAGGCGGGCGGCATCACCACGGTGTTCGAGAAGTCGCTGGGCGGCGTCACCAAGGGCGGGACTACACCCATGATGGACGTCTTCCTCTACGGCGAGCCCATCACCACGCGCGGCTTCGTTTTCATGGACACGCCGGGTCACGATCCGGTGTCCATCACGGGCCTCGTGGCGGGCGGCTGCAACCTGATCTGCTTCACAACGGGCCGCGGCTCGGTTTTCGGCTGCAAGCCCGTGCCCTCGATCAAGCTCGCGACCAATTCGCTCATGTACCGCCACATGCAGGAGGACATGGACATAAACTGCGGCGTCATCCTCGAGGGCACGCCGCTCCCGGAAGTCGGGCGGCAGATCTTCGAGGAGATCGTGGCGGTCGCCTCCGGTAAGCGCTCCAAGAGCGAGCTCTCCGGCGTCGGCGAAGAGGAGTTCGCCCCCTGGATCATCGGGCCGGTAATGTAG
- a CDS encoding phage holin family protein: MGFLVRVAVNALAIMLAASILPGIGVDGIVPALAAAVLLGLVNAFVRPVLLILTLPITLVTLGLFLLVLNGLCFWLVASVVKGFHVAGFGSAMLGALAVSAVSWIVTALISDSGKVVVITNRPPG, encoded by the coding sequence ATGGGATTCCTGGTGCGGGTAGCGGTCAACGCGCTCGCGATCATGCTCGCCGCGTCCATCCTGCCGGGTATCGGTGTGGACGGGATCGTCCCGGCGCTGGCCGCGGCCGTGCTCCTCGGCCTCGTCAACGCCTTCGTCCGGCCCGTCCTGCTGATCCTGACGCTGCCGATCACGCTCGTGACGCTCGGGCTCTTCCTGCTGGTGCTCAACGGGCTTTGCTTCTGGCTGGTGGCCTCGGTGGTCAAGGGCTTCCACGTGGCGGGCTTCGGCTCGGCCATGCTGGGCGCGCTCGCAGTCAGCGCTGTGAGCTGGATCGTCACGGCGCTCATCAGCGACAGCGGCAAGGTCGTGGTCATCACCAATCGACCGCCCGGCTGA
- a CDS encoding NYN domain-containing protein, protein MSDDRKLAMFMDFENIVRGVKEAQYKQFEIKLVLERLVEKGKIMVKRAYADWNRYAEYKRPFHEHAIELIDVPQSRYSGKNSADIRMVVDAMDLAYAKHHVDSFALVSGDSDFSPLVSKLRENDRYVIGLGVKSSSSELLVANCDEFIFYEDLIRDSKKTTALRGMPEKKMEAMAQLIEAIQALQRENKDTLWGSMVKQTMQRKNPAFNESYYGYSTFSKLLEEAAKQKIVTLEKDSKSGTYIITSVEEGRAA, encoded by the coding sequence ATGAGCGATGACAGGAAGTTGGCGATGTTCATGGATTTCGAGAACATCGTCCGGGGAGTGAAGGAAGCGCAGTACAAGCAGTTCGAGATCAAGCTGGTCCTCGAGAGGCTCGTCGAGAAGGGCAAGATCATGGTCAAGCGGGCGTACGCGGACTGGAATCGCTACGCCGAGTACAAGCGCCCCTTCCACGAGCACGCCATCGAGCTGATCGACGTCCCCCAGAGCCGCTACAGCGGCAAGAACTCGGCGGACATCCGCATGGTCGTGGACGCCATGGACCTGGCGTACGCCAAGCACCACGTGGACAGCTTCGCGCTGGTCTCGGGCGATTCGGACTTCTCGCCGCTGGTCTCCAAGCTGCGGGAGAACGACCGCTACGTGATCGGGCTCGGGGTCAAGTCGTCCTCGTCGGAGCTGCTCGTCGCCAACTGCGACGAGTTCATCTTCTACGAGGACCTGATCCGCGACTCGAAGAAGACCACGGCGCTCCGCGGGATGCCGGAGAAGAAGATGGAGGCGATGGCGCAGCTGATCGAGGCCATCCAGGCCCTCCAGCGCGAGAACAAGGACACGCTCTGGGGCTCCATGGTCAAGCAGACCATGCAGCGGAAGAACCCCGCCTTCAACGAGTCCTACTACGGCTACTCGACCTTCTCGAAGCTGCTGGAAGAAGCGGCGAAGCAGAAGATCGTGACGCTGGAGAAGGACTCGAAGAGCGGGACCTACATCATCACCTCGGTCGAGGAAGGCAGAGCCGCGTAG
- a CDS encoding MFS transporter, producing MTSGGGTRIASPQFLLLWSSSFTFYLSFYLLLPVLPLYARMLEIPEGQIGLIIGFFAVSSMVIKPLAGWGADRRGRKPVLLAGATLFLVSTLLYPWSRTVGALLGVRLLHGAGMGFYPAAGAAMVADLSPPARRGEAMGFWGAAGSVALAMGPLCAIWVMDRWGFDALFHVSASVALSALVLTAANRETLLTRVASRFAWGSLLSRAVALPCVVVFCLMTTYGAQIAFLAIYAQSRGANPGVFFLVMAAVIALARGYAGSVSDRVGRAPVAAAGLVVAAIALVVLASGGGMAALAAAGALYGLGLGATQPATMAWAADLVPPDERGKALGTFYTAFELGIATGAIGFGAVLARSSFPVMFLTAAAVSVTGAALAVSRWKPLSDRRETS from the coding sequence TTGACCTCAGGTGGCGGCACCCGGATCGCGTCGCCGCAGTTCCTGCTCTTGTGGTCGAGCTCCTTCACCTTCTACCTCTCGTTCTATCTCCTGCTGCCGGTTCTGCCGCTCTACGCGCGGATGCTCGAGATCCCCGAGGGGCAGATCGGGTTGATCATCGGGTTCTTCGCGGTCTCGTCCATGGTTATCAAACCACTGGCCGGTTGGGGCGCCGACCGGCGGGGACGCAAGCCCGTCCTGCTGGCGGGGGCCACGCTCTTCCTCGTCTCGACGCTGCTCTACCCATGGAGCCGGACCGTCGGCGCGCTGCTTGGTGTCCGGCTCCTGCACGGGGCGGGCATGGGCTTCTACCCGGCCGCCGGCGCGGCGATGGTCGCCGATCTCTCACCGCCCGCCCGCCGGGGCGAGGCCATGGGCTTCTGGGGCGCCGCCGGCAGCGTGGCGCTGGCCATGGGCCCTCTCTGCGCCATCTGGGTCATGGACCGCTGGGGCTTCGATGCGCTGTTCCACGTCTCGGCGTCCGTGGCGCTCTCCGCCCTTGTCCTGACCGCGGCGAACAGAGAGACCCTTCTCACCCGCGTCGCCTCGCGCTTTGCGTGGGGCTCTCTCCTGAGCCGGGCTGTCGCCCTCCCCTGCGTCGTCGTCTTCTGTCTCATGACGACCTACGGCGCCCAGATCGCCTTCCTCGCGATCTACGCGCAGTCGCGCGGCGCGAACCCCGGCGTCTTCTTCCTCGTGATGGCGGCCGTCATCGCGCTGGCGAGAGGCTACGCGGGATCGGTCTCGGACCGCGTGGGCCGCGCCCCCGTAGCCGCGGCGGGTCTCGTGGTGGCGGCCATCGCCCTGGTGGTGCTGGCCTCGGGCGGAGGGATGGCGGCCTTGGCGGCGGCCGGCGCGCTCTACGGGCTCGGGCTGGGCGCGACCCAGCCCGCGACCATGGCCTGGGCCGCAGACCTCGTGCCCCCGGACGAGCGGGGCAAGGCCCTGGGGACCTTTTACACCGCGTTCGAGCTCGGCATCGCCACGGGCGCCATCGGCTTCGGCGCGGTGCTCGCGCGCTCGAGCTTCCCCGTCATGTTCCTCACCGCGGCCGCCGTGTCAGTCACAGGCGCCGCCCTCGCTGTGAGCCGCTGGAAACCCCTATCCGATCGAAGGGAGACATCATGA
- a CDS encoding Rid family hydrolase: MKKKISSPHVPDPPPQTWSNCLVVGNQVFIAGMVARGPAGLVGGDSMYAQAQAIFTKIKHLMEAAGGTIDDLVKVVIFVTDIKRREEVWKARREAFTGDFPVSTLVEVRALAAPEFLVEVEAIGVLGAGKP; encoded by the coding sequence ATGAAGAAGAAGATCTCGAGCCCGCACGTGCCCGACCCGCCGCCCCAGACGTGGTCCAACTGTCTCGTCGTCGGCAACCAGGTGTTCATCGCCGGGATGGTCGCCCGGGGGCCGGCGGGCCTCGTGGGCGGCGACAGCATGTACGCCCAGGCCCAGGCCATCTTCACCAAGATCAAGCACCTGATGGAGGCGGCCGGCGGGACCATAGACGACCTCGTCAAGGTCGTGATCTTCGTGACGGACATCAAGCGGCGCGAGGAAGTGTGGAAGGCGCGCCGCGAGGCCTTTACCGGCGACTTCCCCGTCTCGACGCTCGTCGAGGTCCGGGCCCTGGCCGCGCCGGAGTTCCTCGTCGAGGTCGAGGCGATCGGCGTGCTTGGCGCTGGAAAGCCTTAG